Within the Streptomyces sp. YIM 121038 genome, the region GGAGTTCGGCTACGTGCTCGCCAAGCGGGCCCTCGCGTTCGGCGAGGCGCCCGAGACGTGGTTCACCAGCGCACAGGCGTACACCGCGTACACGCGGGGCCTGGCGCAGGCCCGCCGCGACGAGCGGCAGCCCCCGCTGAGCGCGGCGGGCTGGGCGGGGCGCCGCCGCTACGCCAAGGACCGGCGCTACGCCCTCGACCACGGCTCGGGGCCCCGGACCGGCGGGCCGTACTCCTTCTCCCGGCCCGACGCTGCGGGGCCGCTGCGGGTCGCCTTCCCCTGCCCCACGTGCCACCAGCGCATCCGCCTGCCGGCGCGGGGGCGGGTGCGGGCCCGCTGCGCCCTCTGCCACACGATCCTGGACTGCGACACCTGAGCGCGCCGGGCCGGAGCCGCGCGAGAGCGCCGACACAGCTGACTGACCGTCAAAAACTCGGCGCGTCCGCCTTCCCCCTTCAAGACCCCCTCGCTACCGTCCGCCACGACCGGACGACTACGGCGGCGGAAGGCGGACCGATGCGCGGCAGCACTCGCACCCTCACGGCGGCCACGGCCGTCGTCGTGGCACTCGGCCTCGGCGCCGCGCCCGCCGCGCCCGCGCCGGGCTCCTCGCACGTGGCCCGGCAACCGGCGGCAGGGCAGCTCCCGCTCCAGGGCGCCGTCAACGTCCGTGACGTGGGCGGCCACCGGACCTACGACGGCGAGCGGGTCCGCAGCGGCCTCGTCTACCGCGCCGACGCCCTCACCCGGCTCACCGGCGCGGACGTCGCCGTCCTCGCCGGGCTCGGGCTGCGGACGGTGGTGGACTTCCGCGTCGCGGAGGAGGTCCGTCACGACGGCCCGGACCGGCTGCCCGCCGGGCTCGCCGCCACCGCGCGGCCGGTGCCCGACAACGGCCTCTTCCAGCAGCTCATGACCGTGCTCGGCTCCCGCGACCCGGTCAAGCAGGAGGAGCTGCTCGGCGGCGGCAGGGCCGAGGCCTTCATGCGGGACGTGTACCG harbors:
- a CDS encoding tyrosine-protein phosphatase, which produces MRGSTRTLTAATAVVVALGLGAAPAAPAPGSSHVARQPAAGQLPLQGAVNVRDVGGHRTYDGERVRSGLVYRADALTRLTGADVAVLAGLGLRTVVDFRVAEEVRHDGPDRLPAGLAATARPVPDNGLFQQLMTVLGSRDPVKQEELLGGGRAEAFMRDVYRAFVTDATGRAHFAATLRDLAAGGSAPLLYHCTAGKDRTGWLTYVLLRAVGVPERTATEDYLASNTFRAAYDAGVRESLRQAGIMLRPELLIPLQEVRTDYLDAALTEATRRYGGFGGYLTKGLGLAPRTLLGLRERLVG